Proteins from a genomic interval of Orbaceae bacterium lpD02:
- a CDS encoding SufE family protein: MELNSTELRIIFDQLSNWQDRYRHIIQLAKVLPNFPEEQRIISNQIEGCENKVWLTYKKNSKQILTFTGDSEGRIVKGLLAIIIILANNKTAEQIAQTDFLFELKAFKIIDELSQSRQLGLYNIIQRIKLLASNH, from the coding sequence ATGGAATTAAATTCAACCGAGCTGAGGATAATTTTTGATCAGCTTTCTAACTGGCAAGATCGTTATCGTCACATCATTCAATTAGCGAAAGTACTACCAAATTTCCCTGAAGAACAGCGCATTATTAGCAACCAAATTGAAGGGTGTGAAAATAAAGTTTGGCTCACTTACAAAAAAAATAGTAAGCAAATACTAACATTTACGGGTGATAGCGAAGGTCGTATTGTCAAAGGTTTATTAGCAATAATTATTATTTTGGCTAATAATAAAACTGCTGAACAAATAGCGCAAACAGATTTTTTATTTGAGCTTAAAGCGTTCAAAATTATTGACGAATTAAGCCAATCAAGGCAGTTAGGGCTATATAATATAATTCAACGAATAAAATTGCTTGCTAGTAATCATTAA
- the csdA gene encoding cysteine desulfurase CsdA yields the protein MEFNFATFKAQFPALKSDNTYLDSASTSLKPKPMIDATSNYYTNSTATILRSKHSQSIALTEQFEQARTLTRQLINAKDSHEIIWTKGATESINLVAQSYAKALLKAEDEIIVSELEHHSNLIPWLQVSKQIGAKVIKWPIEADGQLSVDRLSSLITDKTRLITVTQMSNVTGQQPDIAAISKLAHLNNAIIVVDGAQGIAHHRLDVQKLDIDFYAFSTHKLYGPTGLGILYGKSNLLTKMDCWQGGGKMLQTTSFNDFKAAPLPYKFEAGTANIAAVIGFYATLTWLSSFDWVSAEIYTCNLVDYAKSKLNSLPEITIHSVENSSLLTFSSDTIYHDDLAILLAEQNIAIRSGELCAKPLIQALNCKGVLRASFMPYNSHDDADRLVNALHAAVQILK from the coding sequence ATGGAATTTAATTTTGCTACATTTAAAGCCCAGTTCCCTGCACTAAAATCAGATAACACCTATCTTGATTCAGCATCAACATCGCTAAAACCAAAACCGATGATTGATGCGACAAGCAATTATTACACCAATAGCACCGCAACAATTTTAAGAAGTAAGCACTCACAGTCGATCGCATTAACCGAACAATTTGAGCAAGCGAGAACCCTTACCCGCCAATTAATCAATGCCAAAGATAGCCACGAGATTATATGGACGAAAGGTGCAACAGAATCGATCAATTTAGTTGCTCAGAGTTATGCCAAAGCTCTCTTAAAAGCGGAGGATGAAATTATTGTCAGTGAGCTTGAGCACCACAGTAATTTAATTCCTTGGTTACAAGTCAGCAAACAAATTGGCGCGAAAGTAATTAAATGGCCAATTGAAGCTGATGGGCAATTATCAGTAGATCGTTTGTCATCACTCATCACTGACAAAACGCGCCTTATTACAGTAACCCAAATGTCCAATGTAACAGGACAGCAACCAGATATTGCAGCAATAAGTAAACTTGCTCACCTGAATAATGCCATCATTGTCGTTGATGGCGCACAAGGGATTGCGCATCATCGTCTTGATGTGCAAAAGCTTGATATTGATTTTTATGCTTTTTCTACCCATAAATTATATGGACCTACGGGTCTCGGTATTTTGTATGGTAAATCAAACTTGCTGACTAAAATGGATTGTTGGCAAGGAGGCGGAAAAATGTTACAAACCACCTCATTTAATGATTTTAAAGCGGCCCCCTTACCTTACAAATTTGAAGCTGGCACAGCAAATATTGCAGCGGTTATTGGTTTTTATGCAACACTAACTTGGCTGAGCTCATTTGATTGGGTAAGTGCTGAAATATACACATGCAATTTAGTCGATTATGCCAAATCGAAGTTAAATTCACTACCTGAAATAACAATTCATAGTGTTGAAAATAGCTCATTATTAACATTTTCGTCAGATACAATCTATCATGATGACCTCGCGATTTTACTCGCTGAACAAAATATTGCCATTCGCAGTGGCGAATTGTGTGCAAAACCACTAATCCAAGCCTTAAACTGTAAGGGGGTACTTAGAGCCTCATTTATGCCTTATAATAGCCATGATGATGCTGATAGATTAGTTAATGCATTACATGCTGCGGTACAGATTTTAAAATAA
- a CDS encoding U32 family peptidase translates to MKYALGPMLYYWPKTETEKFYQAATQSDADIIYMGETVCTKRREMKVADWLALAKEVAKSGKQVILSTLALLEAPSEINEMRQLVNNGDFLVEANDLAAINLAQEYHLPFVVGPAINCYNAYTLKLLQKQGMIRWCMPVELSKDWLVNVLTQFDELKIERKFEVEVFSYGYLPLAYSARCFTARSEDKPKDKCETCCIKYPVGREVFSQEQQKVFVLNGIQTQSGYCYNLGNNLNEMNGLVDIVRISPLGLETLDVVKQFKANQQGKAPLTTINSRDCNGYWNGIAGLELT, encoded by the coding sequence ATGAAATATGCCCTAGGTCCCATGTTGTATTATTGGCCTAAAACTGAAACTGAAAAATTTTATCAGGCAGCCACGCAAAGTGATGCAGATATTATTTATATGGGAGAAACCGTCTGTACAAAACGACGCGAAATGAAAGTTGCGGACTGGCTAGCTTTAGCCAAAGAAGTCGCAAAGTCAGGAAAGCAAGTCATACTGTCAACTCTTGCGCTACTTGAAGCACCTTCTGAAATAAATGAAATGCGCCAATTAGTTAATAATGGCGATTTTTTGGTTGAAGCAAATGACCTTGCCGCAATTAATTTAGCGCAAGAGTACCATCTACCTTTTGTGGTTGGACCTGCCATAAATTGTTACAATGCTTATACTTTAAAACTATTGCAAAAACAGGGCATGATTCGTTGGTGTATGCCAGTTGAGTTATCGAAAGATTGGCTAGTTAATGTATTAACTCAATTTGATGAGCTCAAAATTGAACGAAAATTTGAAGTCGAAGTATTTAGTTACGGCTATTTACCTCTAGCATATTCAGCGCGTTGCTTTACTGCGCGCTCAGAAGATAAGCCTAAAGATAAGTGTGAAACATGTTGCATAAAATACCCAGTCGGCCGTGAAGTATTTTCACAAGAGCAGCAAAAGGTATTTGTCCTTAATGGTATCCAGACTCAAAGTGGTTACTGCTACAACTTAGGTAATAACCTCAATGAGATGAATGGGTTAGTCGATATTGTTCGCATATCTCCTTTAGGCCTAGAAACACTTGATGTAGTTAAACAATTTAAAGCCAATCAACAAGGCAAGGCACCATTAACGACCATCAATAGTCGCGATTGTAATGGCTATTGGAATGGTATCGCAGGGCTTGAACTAACATAA
- a CDS encoding peptidase U32 family protein, translating into MELLCPAGSLPALKTAIDNGADAVYIGLKDDTNARHFAGLNFNEQRLYEAADYVHSKGKKLHIAINTFAHPDNFVRWQNAVDMAAKIGADALIIADLAMLDYAAEKYSHIERHVSVQASSTNIESIKFYHNNFKPHRIVLPRVLSMHQVKQLSQVSPIPLEVFAFGSLCIMAEGRCYLSSYLTGESPNTVGACSPAKFVRWEETEKGLESRLNNVLIDCHKKGENAGYPTLCKGRYFVDNTLYHPIEEPTSLNTLELLPELFAANIASVKIEGRQRSPAYVAQVTKVWRQAIDSYLANPNAYQAQKQWMDTLGSVSEGSQTTLGAYHRKWQ; encoded by the coding sequence ATGGAATTATTATGCCCTGCTGGCTCGCTACCAGCCTTAAAAACAGCTATTGATAATGGTGCTGATGCAGTCTATATCGGCCTAAAAGACGATACTAATGCCCGCCACTTTGCCGGACTTAACTTTAATGAACAGCGTTTATATGAAGCTGCTGACTATGTTCATAGCAAAGGTAAAAAACTGCATATTGCTATTAATACTTTTGCTCATCCCGATAACTTCGTTCGCTGGCAAAATGCAGTCGACATGGCGGCTAAGATTGGTGCTGATGCATTAATTATTGCCGATCTCGCTATGCTTGATTATGCTGCTGAAAAATATTCTCACATCGAACGCCATGTATCGGTGCAAGCATCATCAACAAATATAGAGTCTATTAAATTTTATCATAACAACTTTAAGCCTCATCGAATTGTATTACCTCGAGTATTATCGATGCATCAGGTCAAACAACTTTCTCAAGTTTCACCTATCCCGCTCGAAGTCTTTGCCTTTGGTAGTTTATGTATTATGGCTGAAGGGCGATGTTATCTATCGTCATATTTAACAGGTGAATCACCGAATACGGTTGGAGCATGCTCTCCAGCAAAATTTGTTCGTTGGGAAGAAACAGAAAAAGGGCTTGAGTCAAGACTAAATAATGTACTTATCGATTGTCATAAAAAAGGCGAAAATGCGGGCTACCCGACGTTATGTAAAGGCCGCTATTTTGTTGATAACACACTCTATCATCCAATCGAAGAGCCAACAAGTTTAAATACATTAGAATTATTACCTGAGTTATTTGCCGCCAATATAGCATCAGTAAAAATTGAAGGACGGCAGCGTAGCCCTGCTTACGTAGCACAAGTAACAAAGGTTTGGCGACAAGCTATTGATAGCTACCTTGCAAACCCTAACGCTTACCAAGCCCAAAAACAGTGGATGGATACGTTGGGATCTGTATCGGAAGGAAGTCAAACCACGCTTGGTGCTTACCACCGTAAATGGCAGTAA
- a CDS encoding LacI family DNA-binding transcriptional regulator produces the protein MAKSKVTLTKIAQHAGVSITSVSRVVHSPHLTSRHTQERVNQSIEALGFNASILKPYSPLSLSKKILIIDNQLITDSLINKGIESKAKVLGYKLLYLRFFYFSEQEIQQIISYTIDYHVDGILIINDAPYLRILQQYQHALPPIVFVNHFSLAFSCVYFDHLSNAYQATKYLIDQGHKRIAILLGDIEKEETRYLKKGYEQALTRANIMISQDYISHHCFNYSTSYKTVKKLMALAFPPTAIICSDHINLSYVDREKFLFDDKFDQGISAESAICGVIDQCLAMNIDIPAHLSLLQFIHHKGHKQYRPLNHICSMYRPLFDMGEKAIMQLISLFTCPYRERRSSIIDVELVTRHSTSSNNKI, from the coding sequence ATGGCTAAATCAAAAGTAACATTAACAAAAATAGCTCAGCACGCTGGGGTCTCAATAACATCTGTATCAAGGGTCGTTCACTCCCCTCATTTAACTTCTCGGCATACACAAGAACGCGTTAACCAATCAATCGAAGCATTAGGCTTTAATGCTTCGATATTAAAACCATATAGCCCGCTTAGCCTGAGTAAAAAAATACTTATTATTGATAATCAATTGATTACGGATAGTTTAATTAATAAGGGAATTGAGTCTAAAGCGAAGGTGCTTGGATATAAGCTGCTCTATTTGCGGTTTTTTTATTTTAGTGAGCAAGAGATTCAGCAAATTATTAGCTATACTATAGATTACCACGTTGATGGTATTTTAATTATTAATGATGCGCCTTACCTACGGATTTTACAACAGTACCAACATGCTTTACCGCCGATTGTGTTTGTTAATCATTTCTCGCTAGCCTTCTCTTGTGTCTATTTTGACCATTTATCAAACGCTTACCAAGCAACAAAGTATTTAATCGATCAGGGGCATAAGCGAATAGCGATATTGCTTGGTGATATTGAGAAAGAGGAAACACGTTATCTTAAAAAGGGATATGAACAAGCTTTGACGCGAGCTAATATTATGATATCGCAAGATTATATCTCTCATCATTGCTTTAATTATTCGACCAGTTATAAGACCGTGAAAAAACTAATGGCATTAGCTTTTCCACCTACTGCTATTATTTGTAGTGACCACATCAATCTCAGTTATGTCGATCGCGAAAAATTTTTATTTGATGATAAATTTGATCAAGGAATTTCAGCAGAAAGTGCCATTTGTGGAGTGATTGATCAATGCCTTGCAATGAACATTGATATTCCTGCGCATTTATCATTGTTACAGTTTATTCATCATAAAGGGCACAAGCAATATCGCCCATTAAACCATATTTGTTCGATGTATCGGCCCTTATTTGATATGGGGGAAAAGGCGATAATGCAACTGATATCTTTATTTACTTGTCCTTATCGTGAAAGGCGCAGCTCAATTATTGATGTTGAATTAGTGACCAGGCACTCTACCAGTAGCAATAATAAAATTTGA
- a CDS encoding NADPH:quinone reductase, whose translation MPKRIAFSRYGDSDVLEYLDFDVDEPKSDEVVVENKAIGINYIDTYIRSGLYPVKTLPSGLGSEAAGIVTHIGDNVTDFKVGDRVAYAQASLGAYSQYHLVNENILVKLPDEVTFEQAAASMLKGLTVYYLLTQTYPLKQNEIFLFHAAAGGVGSIACQWSKIIGAKMIATAGSDEKISIAKKNGAWQGINYNVENVVERVLALTKQQKVNVVYDSIGKNMWIKSLDCLKRRGLMVSFGNSSGPVTDVNLAILNQKGSLYVTRPSLASYITNKTELNIAANEFFSYVAKGAIDITIREQQKFALKDAATAHKIIQSRKTIGPSLLIP comes from the coding sequence ATGCCGAAACGAATAGCTTTTTCACGCTATGGTGATAGTGATGTTTTAGAATATTTAGATTTTGACGTCGATGAACCGAAAAGCGATGAGGTCGTCGTCGAAAATAAAGCCATCGGTATTAATTATATTGATACCTATATTCGAAGTGGGCTCTATCCCGTAAAAACCTTACCATCAGGGCTTGGCAGTGAAGCGGCTGGAATTGTAACTCATATCGGCGATAACGTAACAGATTTTAAAGTTGGCGATCGCGTTGCTTATGCTCAAGCATCATTAGGCGCTTATTCTCAATACCATTTAGTGAATGAGAATATACTCGTTAAGTTGCCAGACGAAGTAACATTTGAACAGGCTGCCGCCTCTATGCTCAAAGGACTTACCGTTTATTATTTATTAACACAAACTTATCCACTTAAGCAAAATGAAATATTTCTATTTCATGCCGCAGCTGGCGGTGTGGGCTCAATTGCTTGTCAATGGTCGAAGATTATTGGAGCAAAAATGATCGCGACAGCCGGATCTGATGAAAAAATATCTATCGCTAAAAAAAATGGCGCGTGGCAAGGGATCAACTATAATGTTGAAAATGTGGTAGAACGGGTTCTAGCATTAACCAAACAACAGAAGGTTAATGTGGTATATGATTCTATTGGTAAAAATATGTGGATTAAGTCACTCGATTGCTTAAAGCGTCGTGGATTGATGGTTAGTTTTGGTAATTCATCAGGACCGGTAACGGATGTTAATTTGGCTATTTTAAACCAAAAAGGCAGTTTGTATGTGACGAGGCCGTCATTGGCAAGTTATATTACCAATAAAACAGAGCTCAACATCGCCGCTAATGAGTTCTTTAGCTATGTCGCAAAAGGGGCTATCGATATTACTATTCGAGAGCAACAAAAATTCGCCCTAAAAGATGCCGCTACAGCACATAAAATAATACAAAGTAGAAAAACTATCGGTCCTAGTTTATTGATTCCATAA
- the xseA gene encoding exodeoxyribonuclease VII large subunit, with the protein MLENNAILSVKDLNQMVKDLLADGIGQIWLVGEISNFSKPTSGHWYFTLKDDKAQVRCAMFRNSNIKTGFIPKDGQQVLVSASVTLYEARGEYQLVIDKLQLAGAGLLQQKFDQLKKKLQEEGLFDSCYKKVIPKNINCIGIITSSTGAALHDICQVLKRREPNLKIIIYPTLVQGELAAEKITKMIELANIRNECDVLIVGRGGGSLEDLWPFNEEIVARAIFNSKLPIVSAVGHEIDFTIADFVADLRAATPSAAAEIVSRDMQEQIKDLKMIEQQMFMAVDNFMLKRRDKLQKLRHQLQTQHPQVKLAKQQTSLLAHSRSLNAAIEQLLFAQSSKLNQIINKLYRLSPEGKIQFYRQVIIQKQQQIATLAKQHFTQAKHQLAIQASQLNTISPLATLERGYSVTNNSKNQVIQSINHIKPGDIITTKIMAGIITSKVTSIKEG; encoded by the coding sequence ATGCTAGAAAATAACGCTATTCTTTCGGTAAAAGATTTAAACCAGATGGTCAAAGATCTGCTGGCTGATGGTATTGGGCAAATTTGGTTGGTAGGAGAAATTTCTAATTTTTCTAAACCCACATCCGGTCACTGGTATTTCACCCTTAAAGATGATAAAGCGCAAGTACGCTGTGCAATGTTTAGAAACAGTAATATTAAAACTGGCTTTATTCCTAAAGATGGACAGCAAGTCCTTGTTAGCGCATCGGTTACGCTTTATGAAGCAAGAGGAGAATACCAACTTGTTATTGATAAACTACAGCTTGCTGGCGCAGGACTTTTACAACAAAAATTTGATCAGTTAAAAAAGAAATTACAAGAAGAGGGATTATTTGATAGCTGTTATAAAAAAGTGATTCCGAAAAATATTAACTGCATTGGAATTATTACTTCTTCGACAGGGGCTGCACTACACGATATTTGCCAAGTATTAAAACGCCGTGAACCTAATCTAAAAATTATTATTTACCCAACCTTAGTACAAGGAGAGCTAGCTGCAGAAAAAATCACAAAGATGATTGAACTAGCAAATATACGTAATGAATGTGATGTTTTAATTGTTGGACGAGGCGGTGGATCACTTGAAGATCTCTGGCCATTTAACGAAGAAATAGTTGCTAGAGCAATCTTTAATAGTAAGTTGCCGATAGTGAGTGCGGTTGGTCATGAGATTGACTTTACTATCGCTGATTTTGTTGCTGACCTGCGCGCCGCAACGCCATCCGCAGCGGCTGAAATTGTTAGCCGTGATATGCAAGAACAAATCAAAGATCTTAAAATGATTGAGCAACAAATGTTTATGGCTGTCGATAATTTTATGTTAAAAAGACGAGATAAACTGCAAAAATTACGCCATCAGTTACAAACACAGCATCCTCAGGTCAAGCTGGCAAAACAACAAACGAGCTTATTAGCACACAGTCGCTCATTAAACGCCGCAATAGAACAACTTTTATTTGCTCAAAGTAGTAAATTAAATCAAATAATAAATAAACTCTATCGACTCTCTCCGGAAGGTAAAATTCAATTTTATCGCCAAGTCATCATACAAAAACAGCAACAAATCGCGACATTAGCTAAACAACATTTTACCCAGGCGAAGCATCAACTCGCTATTCAGGCGTCACAGCTTAATACCATAAGTCCACTTGCGACGCTTGAGCGTGGATATTCAGTTACAAATAATAGTAAAAATCAAGTCATTCAATCAATTAACCACATAAAACCAGGCGATATTATTACGACAAAAATTATGGCAGGTATCATAACGAGTAAAGTCACATCAATTAAAGAGGGTTAG
- the xthA gene encoding exodeoxyribonuclease III produces the protein MYNFKQIEFYFMKVISFNINSLRARIHQLEAIINKHQPDVIGLQETKVHNDQFPITELEHLGYYLNYHGQKGHYGVALLTKQKPLSVSCGFPTDLADAQCRLITAKLASDKGPVTIINGYFPQGDSRDNQIKFPAKQKFYQDLIHYIQEEKLNQQLTIIMGDMNISHTDLDIGLAPDSIKRWLRTGKCSFLPEEREWMNKVISLGFVDTYRQEHPAKSMFSWFDYRSRGFDTNTGLRIDLILASQLLAPNCSATGIDLDIRAMDKPSDHAPIWAEFEL, from the coding sequence ATGTACAACTTTAAACAAATTGAATTTTATTTTATGAAGGTTATCTCATTTAACATTAATAGTCTAAGGGCTAGGATCCATCAGCTTGAGGCGATTATAAATAAACATCAGCCGGATGTAATTGGCTTACAAGAAACAAAAGTCCATAATGATCAGTTTCCTATCACAGAGCTAGAACATTTAGGTTATTATTTAAATTATCATGGACAAAAAGGCCATTATGGTGTTGCCTTATTAACGAAACAGAAGCCTTTATCGGTTAGCTGTGGTTTTCCAACTGATCTAGCTGATGCACAATGTCGACTAATTACCGCTAAGCTAGCAAGTGATAAAGGGCCTGTTACCATTATTAATGGTTATTTTCCCCAGGGAGATAGCCGAGATAATCAGATAAAATTCCCAGCTAAACAAAAATTCTACCAAGACTTAATTCATTATATTCAAGAGGAAAAGCTTAATCAGCAACTAACGATTATTATGGGTGATATGAATATTAGTCATACTGATTTAGACATAGGATTAGCTCCCGACAGTATTAAGCGTTGGTTAAGGACGGGAAAATGTTCATTTTTACCAGAAGAAAGAGAGTGGATGAATAAAGTTATCTCTTTAGGTTTTGTCGATACTTATCGTCAAGAGCACCCAGCTAAATCAATGTTTTCTTGGTTTGATTATCGCTCACGAGGTTTTGACACTAACACTGGACTAAGAATTGATTTAATTTTAGCGAGCCAGCTATTAGCACCGAATTGTTCTGCCACGGGTATTGATTTGGACATAAGAGCGATGGATAAGCCATCAGATCATGCACCAATTTGGGCTGAATTTGAGCTATAA
- a CDS encoding YchE family NAAT transporter, which translates to MELQIYVKFLVGLFAIVNPVGLLPVFISLTDNLDSESRNQTNRTANIAVAIILIISLLAGSIVLDIFSISINSFRIAGGLLVVMIGMTMINGKLGENKQNKEELSESITKSSVALIPLALPLMGGPGAITSMIVWSTNYPSFSNLVGFIICILVFCSCCWLLFRSAPFITRALGRTGLNVVTRIMGLLLMALGVEIMIGGIRNIFPGLL; encoded by the coding sequence ATGGAGTTGCAAATTTACGTTAAGTTTCTGGTCGGTCTATTTGCAATAGTCAATCCAGTCGGTTTATTGCCCGTCTTCATTAGTTTAACGGATAATCTTGATAGCGAATCACGTAATCAAACCAACCGTACCGCAAATATCGCTGTTGCAATAATCTTAATTATTTCTTTGTTAGCTGGAAGCATTGTGCTAGATATTTTTAGTATCTCAATAAATTCTTTTAGGATAGCAGGGGGCTTATTAGTGGTTATGATCGGTATGACGATGATTAACGGTAAGCTGGGTGAAAATAAACAAAATAAAGAAGAGCTTAGTGAGTCAATTACTAAAAGTAGCGTTGCTTTAATACCATTAGCGCTACCATTAATGGGAGGGCCCGGAGCGATTACATCCATGATAGTGTGGAGTACAAATTATCCTTCATTTAGTAACTTAGTTGGTTTTATTATCTGTATTTTAGTTTTTTGTAGCTGCTGTTGGTTACTGTTCCGTTCCGCACCTTTTATTACTCGTGCGTTAGGAAGAACGGGGTTGAATGTTGTTACGCGTATTATGGGCTTATTGTTAATGGCGCTAGGGGTTGAGATTATGATTGGTGGCATTCGAAACATTTTCCCTGGCTTATTATAA
- the tyrA gene encoding bifunctional chorismate mutase/prephenate dehydrogenase, with the protein MTMELDVLRDKIDEVDKSILSLITTRLALVTQVGEVKSQYGIPIYDPKRESDMLAKRRHDAELAGVSPNLIEDILRRLMRESYNSENAKGFKKIYTGQGSIVIIGGNGQMGRLFSRLFLLSGYDVKTLGSKTMHQAADVIANAAAVIVTVPINKTVDLIRQLPPLPKECILTDFTSIKQQPLQAMLNQHNGPVVGLHPMFGPDVPNLAKQIIVYCDGRESEKYQWLIEQMKIWGANLFPIAASEHDKCMSFIQALRHFTSFTYGVNLQKEHANLEQLVALSSPIYRLELMMVGRLFAQDAQLYADIIMSSTDNIELIKRYYECFGQMIRLLEQGDKAGFIDEFQQVTWWFGEYAQRFIKESQTLLKLANDNRV; encoded by the coding sequence ATGACAATGGAATTAGACGTATTGCGTGATAAGATTGATGAAGTCGATAAATCTATTTTATCACTAATAACGACACGTTTAGCGTTAGTTACTCAAGTTGGTGAAGTTAAGAGCCAATACGGTATTCCGATTTATGATCCTAAGCGAGAGAGTGACATGCTAGCAAAACGAAGGCATGATGCTGAACTTGCTGGGGTTTCGCCTAATCTGATTGAAGATATCTTACGCCGTTTAATGCGTGAATCTTATAATAGTGAAAATGCTAAAGGCTTCAAAAAAATTTATACAGGGCAAGGTTCTATTGTTATCATTGGTGGAAATGGTCAGATGGGACGGTTGTTTAGTCGGCTATTTCTACTATCCGGTTATGATGTTAAAACGCTAGGTTCAAAAACAATGCATCAAGCAGCTGACGTTATTGCTAATGCTGCGGCAGTTATTGTGACCGTTCCCATCAATAAGACCGTCGATCTTATCCGACAGCTTCCCCCTTTACCTAAAGAGTGTATTCTCACTGATTTTACCTCAATTAAGCAGCAGCCTCTACAAGCGATGTTAAATCAGCATAATGGTCCTGTTGTTGGCTTACATCCTATGTTTGGTCCTGATGTGCCTAATTTAGCTAAGCAAATTATTGTATATTGTGATGGGCGTGAAAGTGAAAAATACCAATGGCTAATTGAGCAAATGAAAATATGGGGAGCTAATTTATTCCCTATCGCAGCGAGCGAGCATGATAAATGTATGTCATTTATTCAAGCTCTCCGCCACTTTACCTCATTTACTTATGGAGTAAATTTACAAAAAGAGCACGCTAATCTAGAACAGTTAGTTGCACTTTCATCGCCTATTTATCGTCTAGAGCTGATGATGGTTGGGCGCTTATTTGCTCAAGATGCTCAGCTTTATGCGGACATTATAATGTCATCAACTGATAATATTGAATTAATTAAACGTTACTATGAATGTTTTGGACAAATGATTCGTTTGTTAGAACAAGGCGATAAAGCAGGGTTTATTGATGAGTTTCAGCAAGTCACCTGGTGGTTTGGCGAATATGCTCAGCGGTTTATTAAAGAGAGCCAAACACTATTAAAATTAGCTAATGATAATCGAGTATAA
- a CDS encoding PTS sugar transporter subunit IIA: MLSSWLTHQTINIVDSVDNWKQAVRLSAIPLLESDIISPNYIQAIYQMHEKIGPYYVLAPGIAMPHARPEEGVNKLGLSMLLVKNGVSFHSEDNDPVYLITVLAAPDNNSHLQMLTELAELFSASGDMQAIFQADSIEQILSIINKY, from the coding sequence ATGTTATCATCGTGGTTGACTCATCAAACAATTAATATCGTTGATTCTGTCGATAATTGGAAACAGGCCGTCCGTCTTAGCGCAATCCCTTTACTTGAAAGCGATATTATCTCACCTAATTATATCCAAGCTATTTACCAAATGCATGAAAAAATAGGCCCTTATTATGTTTTAGCGCCAGGTATTGCAATGCCACATGCCAGACCAGAAGAAGGCGTGAATAAACTCGGTTTATCGATGCTATTAGTTAAAAATGGAGTGAGTTTTCATTCTGAAGATAATGATCCCGTTTATCTTATAACTGTACTTGCAGCTCCTGATAATAATAGTCATTTGCAAATGTTAACGGAGCTGGCTGAACTATTTTCTGCATCAGGCGATATGCAAGCAATTTTTCAAGCCGATAGTATTGAACAAATCTTATCTATCATTAATAAGTACTAA
- a CDS encoding PTS sugar transporter subunit IIB, translating into MKIMAVCGSGLGSSFMVELNIKKVLKKINKEADVSHADLASATPDAADLFIMTKDLAASSGIPEDKLIVLNNIIDISDLETKLVAYFDNH; encoded by the coding sequence ATGAAAATTATGGCGGTGTGTGGATCGGGTTTAGGTAGCAGCTTTATGGTTGAGCTTAATATCAAAAAGGTACTTAAAAAAATAAATAAAGAGGCTGATGTAAGTCACGCCGATTTAGCATCCGCAACCCCGGATGCGGCCGACCTATTTATTATGACCAAAGATCTCGCTGCGAGTTCAGGTATTCCAGAAGATAAATTAATTGTATTAAATAATATTATTGATATCAGCGATCTTGAAACCAAGCTCGTTGCCTATTTTGATAATCATTAA